In a single window of the Streptomyces sp. NBC_00285 genome:
- a CDS encoding nuclear transport factor 2 family protein codes for MEERVERIESHLAVQQLPIRYALAVDARDLDAWVHCFPADVDMGRHGRGRDALRAYIEPLVRGFNRSVHQICGHRIEFTGRDTATGSVYCRAEHEVGERWIVMAIRYLDDYARVDGEWYFTRRREQHWYAADVTERPQQVGFEGWEGAGAPALPAAFPSWGAFWKET; via the coding sequence ATGGAGGAGCGCGTCGAGCGCATCGAGTCCCATCTCGCCGTCCAGCAACTGCCCATCCGCTACGCACTGGCCGTGGACGCCCGCGATCTCGACGCCTGGGTGCACTGCTTCCCGGCCGACGTGGACATGGGGCGCCACGGCCGCGGCCGGGACGCGCTGCGCGCGTACATCGAACCCCTCGTGCGGGGCTTCAACCGCTCGGTCCACCAGATCTGCGGCCACCGCATCGAGTTCACCGGCCGTGACACCGCCACCGGTTCCGTCTACTGCCGTGCCGAACACGAGGTGGGGGAGCGGTGGATCGTGATGGCGATCCGCTACCTCGACGACTACGCGCGCGTGGACGGCGAGTGGTACTTCACCCGGCGCCGCGAGCAGCACTGGTATGCGGCGGACGTGACCGAGCGCCCCCAACAGGTGGGATTCGAGGGCTGGGAGGGCGCCGGAGCACCGGCGCTGCCCGCCGCCTTCCCCTCCTGGGGCGCCTTCTGGAAGGAGACGTGA
- a CDS encoding acyl-CoA dehydrogenase family protein — protein MELDFGPAVRDFRDELRDWLADHLVGEFAGHRGVGGPTDGAAWEVRLAWDRELSAGNWLGVGWPGEYGGRGLGLLEEIVFEYEYARVNAPYRATVNALDLLGPMLLKVGAEEQKKRFLPPILAVEELWGQGFSEPGAGSDLASVRTRAEREGEQWVVSGQKVWTSFGIHADWLYVLARTDPDSVRHKGLTMLLLPTDQPGVEIRPIRNLAGQDEFAEVFLSDARTGADMVVGEVGQGWRTAMATLGIERGTTLLPQQLTFEREAEALIDRARERGALDDPMLRRQIIDAWISVRIMRTTNLRTIAELTAGRTPGAQATTAKLYASTRHQQLGHLAQELAGPAGQIVGEDYGLDTRQRSFLLSLAETIYGGSSEIQRNIIGEQVLGLPKEPRP, from the coding sequence ATGGAGCTGGACTTCGGACCCGCCGTACGTGACTTCCGCGACGAGCTGCGGGACTGGCTCGCGGACCACCTCGTGGGCGAGTTCGCCGGGCACCGGGGCGTGGGCGGTCCCACCGACGGCGCCGCCTGGGAGGTCCGCCTCGCCTGGGACCGCGAGCTGTCCGCGGGGAACTGGCTGGGCGTCGGCTGGCCCGGGGAGTACGGCGGACGCGGTCTCGGGCTGCTCGAGGAGATCGTCTTCGAGTACGAGTACGCCCGCGTGAACGCCCCCTACCGGGCCACGGTCAACGCCCTCGACCTGCTCGGCCCCATGCTCCTCAAGGTGGGCGCCGAGGAGCAGAAGAAGCGCTTCCTGCCGCCGATCCTCGCCGTCGAGGAACTGTGGGGTCAGGGCTTCAGCGAACCCGGCGCCGGCTCCGACCTGGCCTCGGTACGCACCCGGGCCGAGCGCGAGGGCGAGCAGTGGGTGGTCAGCGGACAGAAGGTGTGGACGTCCTTCGGTATCCACGCCGACTGGCTCTACGTCCTCGCCCGCACCGATCCGGACTCGGTCCGGCACAAGGGTCTGACCATGCTGCTCCTGCCCACGGACCAGCCGGGCGTCGAGATCCGCCCCATCCGCAATCTCGCCGGCCAGGACGAGTTCGCCGAGGTGTTCCTCTCGGATGCCAGGACCGGCGCGGACATGGTCGTCGGCGAGGTGGGCCAGGGCTGGCGCACCGCGATGGCCACGCTCGGCATCGAACGCGGCACGACCCTCCTGCCCCAGCAGCTCACCTTCGAGCGCGAGGCGGAGGCACTGATCGACCGGGCCCGGGAACGCGGCGCGCTCGACGATCCGATGCTGCGCCGTCAGATCATCGACGCCTGGATCTCCGTACGCATCATGCGCACCACCAACCTCCGCACCATCGCCGAACTCACCGCGGGCCGCACCCCGGGCGCCCAGGCCACCACGGCCAAGCTGTACGCCTCCACCCGGCACCAGCAACTCGGCCACCTCGCCCAGGAGTTGGCAGGTCCCGCCGGGCAGATCGTCGGCGAGGACTACGGCCTCGACACCCGGCAGCGCTCCTTCCTGCTCTCCCTCGCGGAGACGATCTACGGCGGATCCAGCGAGATCCAGCGCAACATCATCGGCGAGCAGGTGCTCGGTCTGCCGAAGGAACCCCGGCCGTGA
- a CDS encoding PaaI family thioesterase, which produces MTVAARTLTDQEQRERREWFRARWERGVAFNRYCRLRVTRWDPDGVEIVLPYTETLSAHEGLFHGGVVSALIDTAGAGAVIAGHDFAKGSRLSTVSMSVQYLAPARGREAVAYARCVRRGRRVHFADVDVMADGRICARGQVVVTISGERQGVGDPIAPADPIEPLTEDDRDD; this is translated from the coding sequence ATGACCGTCGCGGCGAGGACCCTCACCGACCAGGAACAGCGCGAACGCCGCGAATGGTTCCGGGCCCGCTGGGAGCGCGGGGTCGCCTTCAACCGGTACTGCCGTCTGCGTGTGACGCGCTGGGACCCGGACGGCGTCGAGATCGTGCTCCCCTACACCGAGACGCTCTCCGCGCACGAAGGGCTCTTCCACGGCGGAGTCGTCTCGGCCCTCATCGACACCGCAGGCGCCGGCGCCGTGATCGCCGGACACGACTTCGCGAAGGGCAGCCGGCTCAGCACCGTGTCGATGTCGGTGCAGTACCTCGCCCCCGCCCGGGGCCGGGAGGCCGTCGCCTACGCGCGCTGTGTCCGGCGCGGCCGCAGAGTGCACTTCGCCGACGTCGACGTGATGGCGGACGGACGCATCTGCGCGCGCGGACAGGTGGTGGTGACCATCTCCGGGGAGCGGCAGGGCGTCGGCGATCCGATAGCCCCCGCCGACCCCATCGAACCGCTGACGGAGGATGACCGCGATGACTGA
- a CDS encoding acyl-CoA dehydrogenase family protein — protein MDLTFTQEQDELRKVVRSFLAKYSDEAAVRRLAADPKGHDDLLWHRMAGELGLQGLAVPEEYGGSGFGYVDIGIVFEEAGRALLCGPYFATVALAAEALLRCDDEQARRDLLPGIASGGTVATLALTEDTGRWDEPGIRLTAHDTASGWQLTGTKTYVPDGHLADLLLVAARTPAGVSLFAVDAADAPGLARTPLPTLDQTRKQARLEFADTPARLLGTEGTAWPALRRTLATASVLLAAEQVGGAAAALDAAVDYAGIRVQYGRPIGSFQGIKHKCADMLTDIESARSAAYGGLWALDAGDETEIAVAAALAHVFCSEAFTRVAGDNIQVHGGIGFTWEHPAHLYFKRAKSSEALLGPPSYHRELLAARLGI, from the coding sequence ATGGACCTCACCTTCACCCAGGAACAGGACGAACTGCGCAAAGTCGTACGGTCGTTCCTGGCCAAGTACTCCGACGAGGCGGCCGTACGCCGTCTCGCCGCCGACCCGAAGGGCCACGACGACCTTCTCTGGCACCGGATGGCAGGCGAGCTGGGCCTCCAGGGCCTCGCCGTACCGGAGGAGTACGGCGGCTCCGGCTTCGGCTACGTCGACATCGGCATCGTCTTCGAGGAGGCGGGCCGCGCGCTGCTGTGCGGGCCGTACTTCGCCACCGTCGCCCTGGCCGCCGAAGCCCTGCTGCGCTGCGACGACGAGCAGGCCCGCCGCGACCTCCTGCCGGGCATCGCATCCGGCGGGACGGTGGCCACACTGGCGCTCACCGAGGACACCGGCCGCTGGGACGAGCCCGGCATCCGCCTCACCGCACACGACACGGCGTCCGGCTGGCAACTGACCGGCACGAAGACCTACGTGCCCGACGGCCATCTCGCCGACCTGCTCCTCGTCGCCGCCCGCACGCCCGCCGGAGTCAGCCTCTTCGCGGTCGACGCCGCCGACGCACCAGGTCTGGCGCGCACCCCCCTGCCCACCCTCGACCAGACCCGCAAACAGGCCCGCCTGGAGTTCGCGGACACCCCCGCCCGGCTGCTGGGCACCGAGGGCACGGCGTGGCCCGCGCTGCGACGCACCCTCGCCACCGCCTCCGTCCTGCTCGCCGCCGAGCAGGTCGGGGGAGCGGCCGCGGCCCTGGACGCCGCCGTGGACTACGCCGGGATCCGGGTGCAGTACGGCCGGCCCATCGGCTCGTTCCAGGGGATCAAGCACAAGTGCGCCGACATGCTGACGGACATCGAGTCGGCCCGCTCGGCCGCGTACGGCGGACTGTGGGCGCTGGACGCCGGGGACGAGACGGAGATCGCCGTCGCGGCCGCACTGGCGCACGTCTTCTGCTCGGAGGCCTTCACCAGGGTCGCCGGCGACAACATCCAGGTCCACGGCGGCATCGGCTTCACCTGGGAGCACCCCGCGCACCTCTACTTCAAGCGGGCCAAGAGCTCCGAGGCGCTGCTCGGCCCGCCGTCGTACCACCGGGAACTGCTGGCCGCCCGGCTCGGCATCTGA
- a CDS encoding SDR family NAD(P)-dependent oxidoreductase, whose product MPRLSGRTALVTGGGQGVGRGIALALAAEGAAVVITGRTEGTLKDTAEEITARGGRAHTVVGDVGERADVDRMVAETVREFGGLDVLVNNAQASVQRRLEQTSYDDVELAYRTGPLATFHAMQSALPHLRARRGSVVNLGSSAAVQGEVGFASYAMAKEAIRGLTRVAAREWGVYGIRVNAVCPAALSPAAQAYFTDHPEKAEQVLAGIPLGRMGDPETDIGRAVAALVSDDMAYLTGATLMLEGGRTLLG is encoded by the coding sequence ATGCCGCGGTTGTCGGGAAGAACAGCCCTGGTCACCGGTGGAGGCCAGGGCGTGGGCCGCGGAATCGCGCTCGCCCTGGCGGCCGAGGGGGCGGCGGTGGTGATCACGGGCCGTACCGAAGGCACGCTCAAGGACACCGCCGAGGAGATCACCGCGCGCGGCGGCCGGGCCCACACCGTGGTGGGGGACGTCGGCGAACGGGCCGACGTCGACCGCATGGTGGCCGAGACGGTCCGGGAGTTCGGCGGCCTCGACGTGCTCGTCAACAACGCGCAGGCGTCCGTCCAGCGCCGGCTGGAGCAGACGTCCTACGACGATGTCGAACTCGCCTACCGCACTGGCCCGTTGGCGACCTTCCACGCGATGCAGTCGGCCCTGCCCCATCTGCGGGCCCGCCGCGGCAGCGTCGTCAACCTCGGGTCCTCCGCCGCGGTGCAGGGCGAGGTGGGCTTCGCCTCGTACGCGATGGCCAAGGAGGCGATACGGGGACTGACCCGGGTCGCCGCCCGGGAGTGGGGCGTGTACGGGATCCGCGTGAACGCCGTCTGCCCGGCCGCGCTGAGCCCGGCTGCGCAGGCGTACTTCACCGACCACCCGGAGAAGGCCGAACAGGTGCTGGCCGGCATCCCGCTCGGACGCATGGGCGACCCGGAGACGGACATCGGGCGGGCGGTGGCCGCACTGGTCAGCGACGACATGGCGTACCTGACGGGAGCGACGCTGATGCTGGAGGGCGGGCGCACGCTGCTCGGCTGA
- a CDS encoding enoyl-CoA hydratase/isomerase family protein, producing the protein MTDIYAPFTSLTFERPSPGVLRVVLDSPNLNAVDPRMHGELADIWPVIDRDEETRVVLFQGAGRAFSAGGTFDSIDAMTGDYAVRARVMREARDMVYGVINCSKPVVSAIHGPAVGAGLVIGMLADISVAARTAKIVDGHTRLGVAAGDHAAICWPLLCGMAKAKYYLLTCEALTGEEAERIGLVSKCVDDADVHTEALRVATVLAAGPTSAISWTKRSLNHWYRTAQPIFEASLGLEFFGFGGHEVVEGLAAHRDKRTPDFEGVGGKHPLEL; encoded by the coding sequence GTGACCGATATCTACGCCCCGTTCACGAGCCTGACCTTCGAGCGGCCCTCCCCCGGCGTACTGCGCGTCGTGCTCGACTCACCGAACCTCAACGCGGTCGATCCCAGGATGCACGGAGAGCTGGCCGACATCTGGCCGGTGATCGACCGGGACGAGGAGACCCGGGTCGTGCTGTTCCAGGGCGCGGGCCGGGCATTCTCGGCGGGCGGGACCTTCGACTCCATCGATGCCATGACCGGGGACTACGCGGTGCGTGCCCGGGTGATGCGCGAGGCACGGGACATGGTCTACGGGGTGATCAACTGCTCCAAGCCCGTGGTCTCCGCGATCCACGGCCCCGCGGTCGGCGCGGGACTGGTCATCGGCATGCTCGCGGACATCTCCGTCGCCGCCCGCACGGCGAAGATCGTCGACGGGCACACGCGTCTCGGGGTCGCGGCCGGTGACCACGCGGCCATCTGCTGGCCGCTGCTGTGCGGCATGGCGAAGGCCAAGTACTACCTGCTGACCTGCGAGGCGCTCACCGGTGAGGAGGCCGAACGGATCGGCCTGGTGTCCAAGTGCGTGGACGACGCGGACGTGCACACGGAGGCACTGCGCGTGGCGACCGTCCTGGCCGCCGGCCCCACCAGCGCGATCAGCTGGACCAAGCGGTCCCTGAACCACTGGTACCGCACCGCGCAGCCGATCTTCGAGGCCTCCCTCGGGCTGGAGTTCTTCGGGTTCGGCGGACACGAGGTCGTCGAGGGACTGGCCGCCCACCGCGACAAGCGCACCCCGGACTTCGAGGGCGTGGGCGGCAAGCACCCGCTCGAACTCTGA
- a CDS encoding CaiB/BaiF CoA transferase family protein, translated as MPSTALAGIRVLDLSRILAAPLATQMLADLGAEVIKVERPGAGDDSRSYGPPFAAGTDTAAFYLSCNRNKRSVTVNHSTAEGQELIRALATRSDVLVENFRTGTLAKYGLDHESLRALNPGLVYLSVTGFGQSGPYAERPGYDGIFQAMSGMMSVSGHPEEPMKVGISMVDILTGLYASTAVLAALRHRDVTGEGQFIDLSLLDCGLASLSHFAMNYLVSGEVPQRRGNGGYGGIPSQAFQCADKPLFLVAGNDKQFAAFCAAADRTDLLQDPRFATTSARISHREEILPVLAAILRTRTRNEWLAVLDRHDVPAGPFNELPEVFADPQIRHREMLVEVEDPVSGRLPLLANPIRFAATPVEGYAPPPRLGQHTAEVLGALAGVTEDRLSELRGRGVV; from the coding sequence ATGCCGTCGACCGCCCTGGCCGGGATCCGCGTCCTCGACCTGTCCCGCATCCTCGCGGCGCCGCTCGCCACCCAGATGCTGGCCGACCTGGGAGCCGAGGTGATCAAAGTCGAACGGCCCGGAGCAGGTGACGACTCTCGGTCCTACGGCCCGCCGTTCGCCGCCGGCACGGACACCGCCGCCTTCTACCTCTCCTGCAACCGCAACAAGCGGTCGGTCACGGTGAACCACTCCACCGCCGAGGGACAGGAGTTGATCCGCGCCCTCGCCACCCGCTCGGACGTACTGGTCGAGAACTTCCGCACCGGAACGCTGGCGAAGTACGGCCTCGACCACGAGAGCCTGCGCGCGCTCAACCCCGGGCTGGTCTACCTCTCGGTGACGGGCTTCGGACAGAGCGGGCCCTACGCCGAACGTCCCGGCTACGACGGCATCTTCCAGGCCATGTCCGGGATGATGAGCGTCTCCGGGCACCCCGAGGAGCCGATGAAGGTCGGCATCAGCATGGTCGACATCCTCACCGGCCTGTACGCCTCGACAGCCGTGCTGGCGGCGCTGCGCCACCGTGACGTCACCGGCGAGGGCCAGTTCATCGACCTGTCGCTGCTGGACTGCGGACTGGCCTCGCTGTCGCACTTCGCGATGAACTACCTGGTCTCCGGGGAGGTTCCGCAGCGGCGCGGCAATGGCGGGTACGGCGGGATCCCCTCCCAGGCGTTCCAGTGCGCGGACAAGCCGCTCTTCCTGGTCGCGGGCAACGACAAGCAGTTCGCGGCGTTCTGCGCCGCGGCCGACCGCACCGATCTGCTCCAGGACCCCCGGTTCGCCACGACCTCCGCCCGGATCAGCCACCGTGAGGAGATCCTGCCGGTGCTGGCGGCGATCCTGCGGACCCGGACCCGGAACGAATGGCTGGCCGTGCTCGACCGGCACGACGTCCCGGCGGGCCCGTTCAACGAGCTGCCCGAGGTCTTCGCCGATCCGCAGATCCGGCACCGGGAGATGCTGGTCGAGGTCGAGGACCCTGTGTCGGGACGGCTGCCGCTGCTCGCCAATCCGATCCGGTTCGCGGCGACGCCGGTCGAGGGGTACGCGCCGCCGCCGCGGCTGGGGCAGCACACGGCTGAAGTCCTCGGCGCGCTGGCGGGGGTGACGGAGGACCGGCTGTCGGAGCTGCGGGGGCGGGGGGTGGTGTGA
- a CDS encoding MaoC family dehydratase, whose translation MTPEQITTEVPPLVKGLTYEEMPVGQVFRTARRTVTETDLVNFVTWGGFTEPLFWDATHAAEGGYTGRLVPGGLTYCLAEGLVLQTNVLHGTGLAFLHMELTVRGPVYVGDTLHAIVETTGCRPSSKPGRGVVTSRITVRNQRDEDVLVYCPVRLIRGRDYEAPTP comes from the coding sequence ATGACGCCGGAACAGATCACCACCGAAGTCCCGCCGCTGGTCAAGGGGTTGACGTACGAGGAGATGCCGGTCGGGCAGGTCTTCCGGACCGCCCGCCGGACCGTCACCGAGACCGACCTGGTCAACTTCGTCACCTGGGGCGGCTTCACCGAGCCCCTCTTCTGGGACGCCACGCACGCGGCGGAGGGCGGGTACACCGGCCGGCTGGTCCCGGGCGGCCTGACGTACTGCCTCGCCGAGGGTCTCGTGCTGCAGACGAACGTGCTGCACGGCACGGGTCTCGCCTTTCTGCACATGGAGCTGACCGTGCGGGGGCCGGTGTATGTCGGGGACACGCTGCACGCGATCGTGGAGACGACGGGCTGCCGCCCCTCCAGCAAGCCCGGCCGGGGCGTGGTGACCAGCCGGATCACCGTACGCAACCAGCGGGACGAGGACGTCCTGGTCTACTGCCCGGTACGGCTCATCCGTGGCCGCGACTACGAGGCGCCGACGCCCTGA